A portion of the Pleuronectes platessa chromosome 15, fPlePla1.1, whole genome shotgun sequence genome contains these proteins:
- the LOC128456753 gene encoding V-type proton ATPase catalytic subunit A: MDTSKLPKIRDEERESEFGFVHGVSGPVVTATAMAGAAMYELVRVGHSELVGEIIRLEGDMATIQVYEETSGVSVGDPVLRTGKPLSVELGPGIMGSIFDGIQRPLKDINDLTQSIYIPRGVNISALNRDIKWEFSPGQNLRVGNHMTGGDIYGMVYENSLIRHKLMIPPRNRGTVTYVAPPGNYDISDVVLELEFESVKEKFTMVQVWPVRQIRPVTEKLPANHPLLTGQRVLDALFPCVQGGTTAIPGAFGCGKTVISQSLSKYSNSDVIVYVGCGERGNEMSEVLRDFPELTMEVDGKTESIMKRTALVANTSNMPVAAREASIYTGITLSEYFRDMGYNVSMMADSTSRWAEALREISGRLAEMPADSGYPAYLGARLASFYERAGRVKCLGNPEREGSVSIVGAVSPPGGDFSDPVTSATLGIVQVFWGLDKKLAQRKHFPSVNWLISYSKYTRALDEYYDKHFPEFVALRTKSKEILQEEEDLAEIVQLVGKASLAESDKITLEVAKLIKDDFLQQNGYTPYDRFCPFYKTVGILSNTIAFYDMARHAVETTAQSDNKITWAMIREHMGEILYRISSMKFKDPVKDGEAKIKAEYAQLLEDMQNAFRTLEE, encoded by the exons ATGGACACCTCCAAACTTCCTAAGATCCGGGACgaggagcgagagagcgagTTTGGATTTGTGCATGGCGTTTCTGGACCAG TGGTGACAGCCACTGCGATGGCGGGAGCAGCCATGTACGAGCTGGTCCGTGTGGGTCACAGTGAGCTGGTGGGAGAAATCATCCGTTTGGAGGGAGACATGGCCACGATCCAGGTCTACGAGGAGACTT CcggtgtgtctgtgggtgacCCAGTCCTGCGAACAGGAAAACCCCTGTCTGTGGAGTTGGGACCGGGAATCATGGGCTCCATCTTTGACGGTATCCAGCGCCCACTGAAAGATATCAATGACCTCACTCAAAGCATCTACATCCCGAGAGGAGTAAACATCAGCGCTCTCAACAGAGATATCAAGTGGGAATTTTCCCCTGGCCAGAACCTTAgg GTTGGCAATCACATGACAGGCGGAGATATCTACGGCATGGTTTATGAAAATTCCCTGATTCGGCACAAGCTGATGATTCCACCTCGCAACAGAGGAACTGTCACCTACGTGGCCCCGCCAGGGAACTACGACATTTCT GATGTGGTTCTAGAGCTGGAATTTGAAAGTGTGAAGGAGAAGTTCACTATGGTGCAGGTGTGGCCAGTGCGACAAATCCGCCCGGTGACAGAGAAACTACCGGCCAATCATCCGCTGCTGACCGGTCAAAGGGTTCTGGACGCGCTCTTCCC CTGCGTTCAGGGCGGCACCACTGCCATACCTGGAGCCTTCGGATGCGGCAAGACGGTGATCTCTCAGTCCTTGTCCAAGTACTCCAACAGTGACGTAATTGTCTATGTCGGTTGCGGAGAGCGTGGAAACGAAATGTCTGAAGTGCTGCGAGATTTCCCTGAG CTTACTATGGAAGTGGATGGAAAGACTGAGAGCATCATGAAGAGAACAGCACTGGTTGCTAATACATCTAACATGCCTGTGGCTGCCAGAGAGGCTTCTATTTATACAG GTATCACATTATCAGAGTACTTTCGAGATATGGGTTATAACGTGAGCATGATGGCTGACTCCACGTCTCGGTGGGCTGAGGCTCTGAGAGAAATCTCTGGAAGATTGGCTGAGATGCCCGCTG ACAGCGGTTACCCTGCTTACCTGGGGGCCAGGCTCGCCTCCTTCTACGAGCGGGCTGGACGTGTGAAGTGTCTGGGGAATCCAGAGAGAGAAGGCAGCGTCAGCATCGTCGGAGC tgtgtcgccccctggtggagacTTCTCAGATCCTGTCACTTCAGCCACATTGGGAATTGTTCAG GTGTTCTGGGGCTTGGACAAAAAGCTGGCCCAGAGAAAACACTTCCCCTCTGTAAACTGGCTGATTAGCTACAGCAAGTACACACGAGCTCTGGATGAATACTACGACAAACATTTCCCTGAGTTCGTCGCTCTCCGTACAAAATCCAAAGAGATtctacaggaggaggaggacctggCTGAAATCGTGCAGCTCGTGGGAAAG GCCTCCCTTGCTGAGAGTGACAAGATCACTCTGGAAGTTGCTAAGCTCATCAAGGACGACTTCCTGCAGCAGAACGGTTATACCCCCTACGacag GTTCTGCCCCTTCTACAAAACTGTGGGCATCCTCTCGAACACGATCGCCTTCTACGACATGGCCCGACACGCGGTGGAAACCACGGCACAGAGCGACAACAAAATCACGTGGGCCATGATCAGGGAGCACATGGGAGAAATCCTTTACAGGATCAGCTCCATGAAGTTCAAG GACCCTGTGAAGGACGGCGAAGCCAAAATCAAAGCAGAGTACGCTCAGCTGCTGGAAGACATGCAGAACGCCTTCCGGACGCTGGAGGAATGA